A genomic region of Fodinisporobacter ferrooxydans contains the following coding sequences:
- a CDS encoding tautomerase family protein, with the protein MPYAEISMIKNFITVEEKSALSKKLTKILIESEGLKDNPISRSIALLDIKELDSLYVGGEKCNQDKVIVKIYGFADAFDENIKKKIYLEITDAFIAVSDKTRLQNGRNIWCIIIPLGEFNFGVGGVPVTLELTRQLVSTYTE; encoded by the coding sequence ATGCCATATGCGGAAATATCAATGATCAAGAATTTCATTACAGTTGAGGAAAAGTCCGCTTTGTCTAAGAAATTGACAAAGATCCTAATTGAATCAGAAGGTTTGAAAGATAATCCTATTTCACGTTCAATAGCGTTGCTGGATATTAAAGAATTAGACAGTTTATATGTTGGCGGTGAAAAATGTAATCAGGATAAAGTTATCGTAAAAATTTACGGGTTTGCCGATGCTTTTGATGAAAACATAAAAAAGAAAATATATTTGGAAATTACCGATGCGTTCATTGCTGTGAGTGATAAAACCCGATTACAGAATGGAAGAAATATATGGTGCATCATAATTCCTCTAGGTGAATTTAATTTTGGTGTTGGCGGAGTACCTGTAACATTAGAGTTGACAAGGCAACTTGTATCAACATACACGGAATAA
- a CDS encoding DinB family protein encodes MIVVTLSISKLYQYHIWANSRLILHLATLPETALYTEVSNVFPNILQTLGHIYSVDQTWLARIHGQHIERIVPIVHDSLEQVQNCFSCLGDEIMSVLQTYGDHDGKVIHYQNTKGDVFTNTLSEIIQHIVNHGTYHRGNVTSMLHQLGFTGVPTDYIVYLRAGRTIV; translated from the coding sequence ATGATTGTTGTGACGCTATCGATATCAAAGTTGTATCAATACCATATTTGGGCAAATTCCAGGTTGATTTTGCACTTAGCGACCTTACCTGAAACGGCTCTGTATACAGAGGTGAGTAATGTTTTCCCAAATATCTTGCAAACACTGGGACACATATACTCCGTCGATCAAACTTGGTTAGCACGAATCCATGGTCAACATATCGAAAGAATCGTGCCGATCGTGCATGATTCATTAGAGCAAGTACAGAACTGCTTTTCGTGTCTTGGTGATGAAATTATGAGCGTTCTACAAACTTACGGAGATCATGATGGAAAGGTAATCCACTACCAAAATACCAAGGGAGACGTTTTTACCAATACTCTTTCTGAAATTATACAACATATAGTAAATCATGGTACCTATCATAGGGGGAATGTTACCTCAATGCTTCATCAGTTAGGGTTCACTGGCGTTCCTACTGATTACATCGTTTATTTAAGAGCAGGGCGCACAATTGTCTAA
- a CDS encoding AbrB/MazE/SpoVT family DNA-binding domain-containing protein, whose product MSQAENRLNKPVAVRMDDKGRLVLPLSIRKALKAEPGDTFFVQTDGDGVRIVKGPNPFDVLAEKAIKEHEAGQTKDMRELAAEWGIDLESKDE is encoded by the coding sequence ATGAGTCAAGCAGAGAATCGTTTAAATAAACCAGTAGCTGTTCGAATGGATGATAAGGGACGGTTAGTATTGCCTTTGAGCATTAGAAAAGCGCTTAAAGCAGAGCCGGGTGATACCTTTTTTGTGCAGACGGATGGTGATGGTGTTCGTATTGTAAAAGGTCCGAATCCGTTTGATGTTCTTGCTGAGAAAGCAATAAAGGAACATGAAGCGGGTCAGACCAAGGATATGCGAGAACTTGCTGCTGAGTGGGGCATAGATTTGGAGTCAAAGGATGAGTAG
- a CDS encoding type II toxin-antitoxin system RelE/ParE family toxin: MSRIQFTARAEKDIARLRENRGKALKAILALETDPYIGHTLSGSLRGVRSLEFSLPGGAYRAAYVVLENQEVCLIFIVGPHENFYDEAERRYRALQKSDKL; encoded by the coding sequence ATGAGTAGGATTCAATTTACAGCGCGAGCGGAAAAGGATATTGCTCGGTTAAGAGAGAATCGTGGTAAGGCATTAAAAGCAATTTTAGCATTGGAGACTGATCCGTACATAGGGCATACGTTGTCTGGTTCTTTACGAGGGGTACGATCTCTTGAATTTTCGTTACCTGGTGGAGCGTATCGTGCAGCCTATGTGGTATTGGAGAATCAGGAGGTTTGTTTGATTTTTATTGTTGGTCCTCATGAGAATTTTTACGATGAGGCGGAGCGGCGCTATCGAGCGTTACAAAAATCGGACAAACTTTAA
- a CDS encoding Zn-dependent alcohol dehydrogenase, translated as MKMKAAVMTQVWGSLEIMEVDLAEPKANEVLVKILATGVCHSDLNAINDETTPIPTILGHEGAGIVVEVGSAVKTVKPGDKVALSWVPFCGTCEFCQAGQVNLCESAFGPMFAGTLLDGTSRLSKDGNIVYHNSLLSTFAEYTVVPEMSCVKIPQNMPAAQASLIGCGVATGFGAAVRAARVTPMSTVAVFGIGGVGVNAIQGARIAGASKIIACDLKEQNLEIAKKFGATHTVNVGEGNTVEALRELTDGVGVHFAIDCTGNTQAASSAWQGTRRGGTTIVIGAFNPQRELALPAGGFHRLGKVLKGSFYGDVHPFRDFPLIAELYLDGKFQLDELVLSRVSLDDINSAFEAFHDHSSVNVGRIIVEFPE; from the coding sequence ATGAAAATGAAAGCTGCAGTCATGACCCAGGTTTGGGGAAGCCTAGAAATCATGGAAGTGGATTTGGCAGAACCCAAGGCAAACGAAGTTCTCGTCAAAATACTAGCTACAGGTGTTTGCCACAGTGACTTGAACGCGATTAACGATGAAACAACTCCGATTCCTACTATTCTTGGACACGAAGGAGCCGGCATCGTAGTTGAGGTCGGTTCTGCCGTAAAGACGGTCAAGCCTGGGGACAAAGTCGCCCTGAGTTGGGTGCCGTTCTGCGGGACCTGTGAGTTCTGTCAGGCTGGACAAGTGAACCTTTGTGAGTCGGCGTTCGGACCAATGTTTGCTGGAACCCTCTTGGATGGGACTTCCCGTCTGAGCAAAGATGGCAACATTGTCTATCACAACTCTCTTCTCTCCACCTTTGCGGAGTACACTGTCGTCCCAGAAATGAGCTGCGTTAAGATTCCGCAGAACATGCCAGCTGCACAAGCTTCTCTAATTGGATGCGGTGTCGCAACCGGGTTCGGCGCTGCAGTCCGCGCTGCCAGAGTTACGCCCATGTCCACGGTTGCTGTGTTTGGTATCGGAGGCGTGGGTGTGAACGCCATTCAAGGTGCAAGAATCGCCGGTGCGAGCAAAATCATTGCTTGTGACTTAAAAGAGCAAAACCTTGAGATTGCTAAAAAGTTTGGCGCTACGCACACGGTTAATGTAGGCGAAGGAAACACGGTTGAGGCGCTGCGAGAACTGACGGACGGCGTCGGTGTTCACTTTGCAATTGACTGCACAGGGAATACTCAAGCCGCTTCCTCCGCTTGGCAAGGAACGAGACGGGGTGGCACGACCATCGTGATTGGCGCATTCAACCCACAACGAGAACTCGCTTTGCCCGCCGGCGGTTTCCACCGACTCGGAAAAGTATTAAAAGGAAGCTTTTACGGTGATGTCCATCCGTTCCGCGATTTCCCGTTGATTGCTGAGCTGTATTTAGACGGGAAATTCCAGTTGGATGAACTGGTATTGTCTCGCGTCTCTCTGGACGACATCAATAGTGCCTTTGAGGCGTTCCACGACCACTCGTCCGTCAACGTAGGCCGCATTATTGTTGAGTTTCCAGAATAA
- a CDS encoding lyase family protein, translating to MEVLYGEQTKKCVETMSFSGKTLGDYPEYVRNMLRVKMAAARANVKAGVLPSQFTDNIVTACEQAIASFDKAQYPVDVYHGGGGIGINMNINEVIHTLASKRSAVDAIGHINRSQSTADVCHTAIRITICELLDELLVKLHDCSSVLRTKQVEFSGIQTIARTCMMDAMAMDLGHRFSGYVDVVERRAQAIADHQKSMFTVNLGGTVIGSGEGAAPGYRNLVLAELRSICGEMFVSPRNFFDAAQNVDELVALSQSLSNLAQVFVKISQDLRFLSSGPEAGIGELRLPKTQSGSSFFPGKVNPVLPEMMMQCGFLVTGLTRTIEAAQLHGDTDLNVFEEFAGVLVMDEIRMVEKALGLFTEFALKGLSVNREQCEAHANSLVPMVTRMANEHGYDAVSNVIQQASEKGISLKQALVESFPALQTLQQITSNTTTASEG from the coding sequence ATGGAAGTTCTATACGGGGAACAAACCAAAAAGTGCGTCGAGACGATGTCGTTCTCTGGAAAAACTCTTGGCGACTATCCGGAATATGTTCGGAACATGCTTCGGGTCAAGATGGCGGCAGCACGAGCAAACGTAAAAGCCGGAGTGTTGCCATCGCAATTTACTGACAACATCGTCACAGCTTGCGAGCAGGCAATCGCGTCCTTCGACAAGGCGCAATACCCGGTGGACGTCTATCATGGCGGCGGTGGCATCGGGATCAACATGAATATCAATGAAGTCATTCACACCTTGGCTTCCAAAAGAAGTGCGGTGGATGCGATTGGACACATCAACCGGTCGCAATCTACTGCTGACGTTTGCCACACAGCGATTCGAATTACAATTTGTGAACTGCTGGATGAGTTGCTTGTGAAACTTCATGATTGCAGTTCTGTTTTGCGAACCAAACAAGTTGAGTTTTCAGGTATTCAAACCATCGCCAGAACTTGCATGATGGATGCCATGGCCATGGATTTAGGTCATCGCTTTTCTGGGTACGTCGATGTCGTTGAGAGACGTGCACAAGCCATCGCTGACCACCAAAAGTCGATGTTCACCGTTAATCTCGGCGGAACGGTCATTGGTAGCGGAGAAGGCGCCGCACCTGGATATCGAAACTTGGTATTGGCTGAACTTCGGAGCATCTGCGGAGAAATGTTCGTCTCACCTCGAAATTTTTTCGACGCAGCGCAAAACGTGGATGAGCTCGTTGCGCTGTCACAATCCCTGTCGAACTTGGCTCAGGTATTCGTGAAAATCAGCCAGGATCTGCGCTTCCTGTCCTCGGGACCTGAGGCAGGCATCGGGGAATTGAGGTTGCCGAAAACACAGTCGGGGTCTTCCTTCTTCCCGGGCAAGGTCAACCCGGTATTGCCGGAAATGATGATGCAATGCGGTTTTCTCGTGACGGGACTGACCCGAACGATTGAGGCTGCACAACTCCACGGTGACACAGACTTAAACGTATTCGAAGAGTTTGCCGGCGTACTGGTGATGGATGAAATCAGGATGGTTGAAAAGGCCCTCGGGCTGTTCACAGAGTTCGCGCTCAAGGGTCTCTCGGTAAATCGAGAACAATGCGAAGCCCACGCCAACAGTTTGGTACCCATGGTAACGCGCATGGCAAACGAACATGGATATGATGCAGTTTCGAACGTCATCCAACAAGCATCTGAGAAGGGGATTTCACTTAAACAGGCCTTGGTGGAGTCATTTCCTGCACTACAAACGTTACAACAAATAACATCTAACACTACAACCGCGAGCGAGGGGTAA
- a CDS encoding aldehyde dehydrogenase family protein translates to MEAAKLEWAQEWLAKPRRMYIKGEFRTSEDNETMETINPSNGQVLGSFYRATKADVDAAVDAAHEAFHNGPWRKMSRKERAKVLHQIADAIRRHQCELSTLETLDNGKLYSESWYDDLIETADIFDYYAGWTDKFYGETSPVDSEFLNYTAREPVGICGLIVPWNYPILMASWKLAPALAMGNTVVLKPSEVTSLSAIRLFEILHEEVGLPKGVINLVLGSGEVGSIISNHMKVDKIAFTGSTAVGKKLLHGSADSNLKTISLELGGKSPNIVFEDVPDIDFAIERSFYGLFTHKGEKCSAPTRLFVHKKHYDTFVSRIADLANSYVLGNPFDPNVHQGAQSSKAHMKKILRYIEYGVEDGALLVAGGHRDTTGSNADGYFVRPTIFADVDNKMRIAQDEIFGPVLPIIPFTDEDEVVRMANDTTYGLAAGLWTKDISRAHRVASRLEAGMVFINKYGCYDFAAPFGGFKQSGWGKEYAIHSLESYTKVKSIWVAL, encoded by the coding sequence ATGGAAGCAGCAAAATTGGAATGGGCTCAAGAGTGGTTGGCGAAACCCCGCCGCATGTATATCAAAGGTGAGTTTCGCACCAGCGAAGACAATGAAACCATGGAAACCATCAATCCTTCGAACGGTCAGGTTTTGGGTTCCTTTTATCGTGCAACCAAAGCGGATGTGGACGCTGCAGTGGATGCAGCACACGAAGCGTTCCACAACGGACCATGGCGTAAGATGTCAAGGAAGGAACGCGCAAAAGTCTTGCACCAAATCGCGGACGCGATCCGTCGCCACCAATGCGAGCTGTCAACGCTGGAGACGTTGGATAACGGCAAGTTGTACAGCGAATCGTGGTACGACGACCTCATTGAAACAGCGGACATCTTCGACTACTACGCTGGCTGGACTGACAAGTTTTACGGTGAAACCTCTCCGGTCGATAGCGAATTTCTGAACTATACGGCGCGCGAACCTGTCGGCATTTGCGGACTGATTGTTCCGTGGAACTACCCGATTCTGATGGCATCCTGGAAACTCGCGCCAGCACTCGCGATGGGCAACACAGTTGTGTTGAAACCGTCTGAAGTGACATCGCTCTCCGCGATTCGCCTGTTTGAAATCCTTCATGAAGAAGTGGGACTTCCCAAAGGCGTGATCAATCTCGTCCTTGGCAGCGGTGAGGTTGGATCGATCATTTCAAACCACATGAAGGTCGACAAAATCGCCTTCACAGGCAGCACTGCAGTCGGTAAAAAGTTACTGCACGGATCAGCTGATTCGAACTTAAAAACCATCTCCCTAGAGCTCGGCGGAAAGAGCCCCAACATCGTCTTCGAGGACGTTCCGGACATCGATTTTGCTATTGAACGCTCTTTCTATGGCCTGTTCACGCATAAAGGTGAGAAGTGTTCCGCACCAACCCGTCTGTTTGTACACAAGAAACACTACGATACGTTTGTGTCTCGAATCGCAGATCTGGCAAACTCCTATGTGCTTGGCAATCCGTTCGATCCGAATGTTCACCAAGGCGCCCAATCTTCCAAGGCCCACATGAAGAAAATCCTCCGCTACATCGAATACGGCGTAGAAGATGGTGCTCTCCTTGTAGCGGGCGGACATCGTGATACGACCGGAAGTAATGCGGACGGATATTTCGTCCGTCCGACGATTTTCGCTGATGTCGATAACAAGATGAGGATTGCTCAAGACGAAATTTTTGGACCTGTATTGCCGATTATCCCATTTACCGATGAAGACGAAGTGGTTCGCATGGCGAACGACACGACCTACGGGTTGGCTGCAGGTCTTTGGACGAAGGACATCAGTCGTGCTCATCGCGTTGCTTCCCGTCTTGAAGCTGGTATGGTCTTTATCAATAAATACGGCTGCTATGATTTTGCAGCGCCATTTGGTGGTTTTAAACAAAGTGGTTGGGGCAAAGAGTACGCGATTCACTCGCTCGAGTCCTATACCAAGGTAAAATCCATCTGGGTTGCATTGTAA
- a CDS encoding DUF2179 domain-containing protein, with translation MLLLFPLLIFVLEVIYVTIMTTRWIILVKGQRVIASFTALFEQMLYVSALTLVVTHLSDPWRILAYAAGYAVGTLVGSWVEDRIAVGNMALHIITTNLNMAGTLRSLGVAVTSWEGLGRDGTREVLLVVIRRKTIREVMEEIHRVDPNAFVTRTELHSLAGGFVHSRRLFKMNKWKLER, from the coding sequence ATGTTGTTGCTATTTCCTCTCCTGATTTTTGTGCTTGAGGTCATTTACGTGACCATTATGACAACCCGGTGGATCATCTTAGTGAAGGGACAAAGGGTGATAGCGTCGTTCACGGCATTGTTCGAACAGATGTTATATGTCTCGGCGTTAACTCTGGTTGTCACACACTTGTCTGATCCTTGGCGGATTCTTGCTTATGCAGCTGGGTACGCAGTTGGAACGCTTGTTGGAAGTTGGGTGGAAGATCGAATTGCGGTCGGTAATATGGCGCTGCATATCATTACCACCAACTTGAATATGGCGGGAACACTGCGGAGTCTCGGCGTGGCCGTTACATCTTGGGAAGGCTTAGGGAGAGACGGCACTCGCGAGGTACTGCTCGTCGTCATTCGACGCAAGACCATCCGAGAAGTCATGGAAGAAATCCACAGAGTCGACCCGAACGCGTTTGTCACGCGGACCGAGTTGCATTCTCTAGCTGGTGGTTTCGTTCACTCGCGGAGACTCTTCAAGATGAATAAATGGAAGCTAGAGCGCTAG
- a CDS encoding glycine betaine ABC transporter substrate-binding protein produces MKKAVLSVLLVGLGATAVAGCGTQSISNSGGTSQSKPTIIVGSKSFTENILVGDMMYDLLKQGLPNAAIQNKQNLGGTMVPWNALQSGQLSMYTEYTGTGLIDILKQPVSHDANYTYNYVSQQYPQKFKIDWMKPLGFNDTYAIAVPKAFAEKYNLKTISDLAKVENQVTFGAEPEFFSRPDGYAGLTKAYGLKFVSTKEINVGLKYEAVKKGDVQAIDVFSTDGQLIKYNMVVLKDDKNFYPPYYAAPIVREDIIKAYPQIPDILNQLAGKITNKQMQQMNYDVDVKHESADTVAKKFLQQAGLLK; encoded by the coding sequence ATGAAGAAGGCAGTTTTATCCGTATTGTTAGTAGGTTTAGGCGCAACCGCAGTTGCTGGTTGCGGTACGCAAAGCATCAGTAACAGCGGCGGAACCAGCCAATCCAAACCGACGATAATCGTCGGTTCGAAGAGCTTTACTGAAAACATATTGGTTGGTGATATGATGTACGACTTGCTCAAGCAGGGTCTGCCAAATGCAGCCATCCAGAACAAACAGAACCTCGGCGGCACCATGGTTCCTTGGAATGCACTGCAATCCGGGCAACTCAGCATGTACACCGAGTACACCGGCACAGGTTTGATTGACATCTTGAAACAGCCCGTCAGCCATGATGCGAACTACACCTACAACTACGTATCGCAACAATATCCGCAAAAATTCAAGATTGACTGGATGAAACCGCTTGGCTTTAATGACACTTACGCAATTGCTGTGCCGAAAGCATTTGCAGAAAAGTACAACTTGAAAACCATTTCCGACTTGGCCAAAGTCGAAAATCAAGTAACCTTTGGAGCTGAACCGGAATTCTTCAGCCGTCCTGACGGCTATGCAGGTTTGACGAAGGCCTATGGCTTGAAATTTGTATCAACCAAGGAAATCAACGTTGGCTTGAAATACGAAGCTGTCAAGAAGGGTGACGTTCAAGCGATTGACGTATTCTCGACCGACGGCCAGTTGATTAAGTACAACATGGTTGTGTTAAAGGATGACAAGAACTTCTATCCTCCGTACTATGCAGCACCGATTGTTCGTGAAGATATCATCAAAGCATACCCACAGATTCCAGACATCTTGAATCAATTGGCCGGTAAAATCACGAACAAACAAATGCAACAAATGAACTACGACGTCGACGTGAAGCATGAATCGGCCGACACAGTAGCTAAGAAATTCTTGCAACAAGCTGGCTTGTTGAAATAA
- a CDS encoding ABC transporter permease: MNFGSGDIASQTWTHFYLSVLGTVAGGVIGLLLAIVCRKRPKLATFFMGIAEVIQTFPSIALLAILLLVFGLGNTTLVVALGLYGIMPVLQNTYEGLTSVDSVYLDIAKGMGMKPSQIFWRVELPMSIPVILAGFRVSLVTSIGIATIGVFVGAGGLGVLIFRGLQILDNQLLLEGAIPAALLAIVVELVMVYLEKRMSQKYGK; this comes from the coding sequence ATGAACTTTGGTTCTGGAGATATCGCTTCTCAAACCTGGACACATTTCTATCTCTCCGTGTTGGGGACGGTCGCCGGTGGCGTCATTGGTCTCCTGTTGGCCATTGTTTGTCGCAAGCGTCCGAAACTCGCAACCTTCTTTATGGGTATCGCTGAAGTGATACAAACGTTTCCAAGTATTGCGCTCTTGGCAATTCTCTTGCTTGTGTTTGGGCTTGGAAACACGACTCTTGTGGTCGCGTTAGGACTGTACGGCATTATGCCGGTCCTGCAAAACACCTACGAGGGTCTCACATCGGTTGACTCAGTCTACCTGGATATCGCCAAAGGGATGGGGATGAAACCGAGTCAAATTTTCTGGCGAGTGGAGTTGCCGATGTCGATTCCTGTCATTCTGGCGGGGTTTCGGGTCTCACTCGTGACTTCCATTGGCATTGCCACCATTGGGGTCTTCGTCGGAGCTGGGGGTCTTGGGGTCTTGATTTTTAGAGGACTGCAAATTTTAGACAATCAATTGTTGCTGGAGGGGGCGATTCCGGCAGCTTTGCTCGCCATCGTAGTAGAGCTGGTTATGGTGTATCTGGAAAAACGCATGAGCCAAAAATACGGTAAATAA
- a CDS encoding ABC transporter permease yields the protein MSYLSYIWSTYGGQITQAFWQHLFLVGFSLVVGAVLSIPLGIYLTRSRKLSGPVISVLSIIQTIPSLAFFALLLPILGIGITPALIVLFLYSLLPIVRNTYTGVKSVDPELIDVAKGMGMTSWQRLIKVELPLSAPLIVAGLRLSTIYLVSWATVAALIGAGGFGNLIFAGIDNYNNDLILSGSVPTALMAFVAGLIFTFIRRLVTPAGLRGAKK from the coding sequence ATGAGTTACCTCAGCTACATCTGGAGTACCTATGGTGGCCAAATTACACAGGCGTTTTGGCAGCATTTGTTTCTAGTGGGCTTTTCGCTTGTGGTAGGTGCAGTGTTGTCCATTCCCCTCGGCATCTATTTGACGAGAAGCCGTAAACTTTCGGGGCCAGTCATCAGTGTTTTGTCCATCATTCAGACCATACCTAGTCTAGCATTTTTTGCGCTGTTGTTACCGATTCTTGGCATTGGGATCACGCCGGCTCTCATCGTTTTGTTCCTTTATTCATTGTTGCCGATTGTACGCAACACCTACACGGGTGTGAAATCGGTCGATCCGGAACTCATCGATGTAGCCAAAGGAATGGGAATGACATCTTGGCAACGACTCATCAAGGTTGAACTTCCGTTGTCCGCCCCACTCATTGTGGCAGGGCTCCGTTTATCTACCATTTATCTTGTGAGTTGGGCCACTGTAGCAGCCTTGATTGGGGCTGGCGGATTTGGAAACCTGATTTTTGCTGGAATTGACAACTACAACAATGATTTAATTCTGTCGGGCTCAGTCCCAACCGCGTTGATGGCCTTTGTAGCCGGACTCATCTTCACATTCATTCGACGCTTGGTGACACCTGCCGGACTACGGGGGGCGAAAAAATGA
- a CDS encoding betaine/proline/choline family ABC transporter ATP-binding protein (Members of the family are the ATP-binding subunit of ABC transporters for substrates such as betaine, L-proline or other amino acids, choline, carnitine, etc. The substrate specificity is best determined from the substrate-binding subunit, rather than this subunit, as it interacts with the permease subunit and not with substrate directly.) — translation MTVTFEHVTKVYQGNKAAISDLNLEVKTGELMVFIGPSGCGKTTTLRMVNRLEEPTYGKIEIDGREIKSYNEHELRRSIGYTVQQTGLFPHMTIRDNIDLVPSLLGWPKDKREARIRELLNLVDMKYEDFAHRYPRQLSGGQQQRIGVLRSLAADPPIILMDEPFGALDPISRETLQTELKRLQERLQKTIIFVTHDMDEALRLGDRITVFETGRIVQVGTPEDIVHRPQNEFVSSFVGRRIGFGQTRKTAVDVAERELKLYKETAQGHLYMAPYVDQFYLVDSSMTYLGSVRKESVSDGGALEVTKSAAFGYSVPAKEVVPILMEVNEIPVLDESNRLVGVITKTSVLKVAQELFGGGVA, via the coding sequence ATGACGGTAACATTCGAACACGTTACAAAAGTTTACCAGGGAAACAAGGCTGCAATTAGCGATTTGAATCTGGAAGTCAAGACAGGCGAACTGATGGTGTTCATTGGTCCGTCCGGTTGCGGAAAGACCACCACGCTTCGCATGGTGAACCGACTGGAAGAACCGACCTACGGAAAGATTGAAATTGACGGCCGTGAAATTAAAAGCTACAACGAGCACGAGTTGCGTAGGAGCATTGGCTACACGGTCCAACAAACCGGTCTGTTCCCGCACATGACCATTCGCGACAACATTGATCTCGTCCCGAGCCTGCTTGGATGGCCGAAAGACAAGCGCGAAGCGCGTATCCGGGAACTGTTGAACCTCGTAGATATGAAATACGAAGACTTCGCACATCGCTATCCGCGGCAACTGTCTGGTGGTCAGCAACAACGTATTGGCGTCTTGCGGTCGCTGGCAGCTGACCCCCCGATTATCTTGATGGACGAACCTTTTGGCGCACTCGACCCGATTAGCCGCGAGACCCTCCAAACCGAGTTGAAGCGGTTGCAGGAACGATTGCAAAAGACGATTATATTCGTCACGCACGACATGGATGAAGCGTTGCGCTTGGGAGATAGAATCACCGTCTTTGAAACCGGAAGGATTGTCCAAGTGGGTACGCCTGAAGATATCGTGCACAGACCGCAAAACGAATTCGTCTCCTCGTTTGTGGGGCGTCGAATAGGTTTTGGCCAAACCAGGAAGACAGCAGTAGATGTAGCTGAGCGCGAATTGAAACTCTATAAGGAAACGGCCCAAGGGCACTTGTACATGGCGCCTTATGTAGACCAATTCTATCTAGTGGATTCTTCAATGACGTATCTCGGAAGTGTTCGTAAAGAAAGCGTTTCCGATGGAGGCGCATTGGAAGTTACGAAGTCAGCCGCCTTTGGTTATTCTGTGCCAGCCAAAGAAGTGGTTCCGATTTTGATGGAAGTGAACGAGATACCGGTTCTGGATGAATCAAACCGCCTTGTCGGGGTTATCACCAAAACCTCTGTTTTGAAGGTGGCACAAGAGTTGTTTGGGGGCGGGGTTGCATGA